TGGTTCAGGCTTGGTTTATAACCAAACCACTGCTCAAATGGAGTATTTTTCACAGCTTTTGTAGGAGTTCTGTTACTAATGTAATTAGCTGTCTTTAAGGCTTCTCCCCATAAAAATTTTGGCAGGCCTGATCTAACAAACATGCTCCTAACCATGTTCATTAGGGTCATGTTCCTTCTTTCAGAAaccccattctgttgaggagtgtAAGGTGTGGTGTATTGAGCAATAATTCCACACTCTTCCAAATATAAAGCAAAGGGTCCTTTATGTTGTCCCTTTTCTGAGTATTTTCCAAAATACTCACCTCCTCTATCTGATCTCACCATCTTAATTAATCTCTCAATTTGTCTTTCAACctcatttttgaaaattttgaaacaaTCCAACACttgtgatttttcagaaatGAGATAAATGAAACAATACcttgaaaagtcatcaatgaaagtGACAAAATATGAATTTCCACAAATGGTTTGAACTGGAAATGGTCCACACACATCTGTATGTATTaagtccaaaagatgctcactTCTTTTAGAATTAAAATTTCTGGAatttgtcatttttccttttaaacagTCAATGCAAGTTTCAAAATCATTGAAATCTAATGCAGGCAAGATATTTTGTTTAACTAGTTCCTGCATTCTAAATTTTGAAATGTGACCTAATCTCTTATGCCATAGAAAAGAAGATGCATTTTGCTTGAACTTTCTTTTGACACCAGAAACTTTATTTATTGAAAACACATCAGTAGAACAACTGTTTTTGCAGAAAACTTCATTAACACAATTAACATGCCAATAGCCATCAATAATATCAGCATTACCAAAACAGAAATCAGCTTTATAAAACAACATCCTAATATtattacttgaaaagctaaaatCACCATcttttacaaattgagaaccagATACTAGGTTTCTCTTTATTTCTGGAATACAATACACATTAGATAGTTCTAACACAAATTTATTCCTAAACAATAACTTGACAATTCCTACAGCTTGAACTTCTACTTTTTGTCCACTTGCAGTACATACTTTAGTCTCATTCCTTCTTGGGATTGTTATTCTGGATAATCCCTGCAATGAGTTCACAATGTGAATAGGTGAACTAGTATCAAACCACCAAGAATTGTCAGTTTCAAAACTATTTGACTCAACAGAGAAAACATATTTGAGTAAAAAGTTACCTTTCTTATTCAGCCAATTCTTGAAGCCATCACAGTCCTTCTTGAAATGTCCAACTTTCTTGCAAAAGAAGCATTTCACTTGACTTGGTGATGCAATGAGAGATTTACCCTTGGTGAAGTCAGATTTCACAGGGTTCTTAGATGAACTTCCCTTGAAGTATTTTCCAGAATTTTTCTTAAATTTGGGTTTTCCCAGGTAATTCATTGGGTTTCCCATGTAGTTTATGGTCATAGCCTTACCCCTCTTGAGTACTTCAGTCTCCTCCTATACACATATGGAGATGAGTTCATCAAGACTCCATTTTTCCTTCTGAGTGTTGTAGAGACTCTTAAGATGACTGTATTGGTCTGACAATGAGTTAAGTAGCAGATACACCAAGAAAGTATCTTCAACTGTCACATTTAGGCCCTTCAACTTTCCAGCAGTGTCTATCCCTTGCATAATGTACTCCCTGATGCTTCCTTGTCCATTGAACCTCATCTTGATCAGTTTATTCATCAAATTTCCAGTCTCAGCTTTGTCAGACACCTTGTACTTGTCTGCAATGGAGTTGAAAAACACCCTTGCATTTTCAGAATCTGGAATTCCTCCCTTCACTGCATCTGTCATGCTTTTCTTCATGCAGATCAAGGCCATTCTATTATGCCTATGCCACTGCAGGTACTTGTCCTTAGTCTCCTTGCTTGCATTAGCAGCTGGCTCCTGTGGTGGATCCTCCCTTAGCACATGATCAAAGTCCAGAATTCCCAGGTTTAATTCAATGTCTCCTTTCCATTTCTTGTAGTTTGATCCATTGAGCAGTTCAATGTTACTAATGCTCATTGGAAAATGCAGTGCTGCAATATGTATTGATGTATTCAGTATGGTATCTATATACTGTTGACTCAATATAATTTCCCAATTGCAATTGATAATTTGCGCGCATTTCATACAGCGTATATATATAAGATAAACATTTGTCAAAATAAGAGTGATATCATTTGTGATATACAATCTcaaaagataactaaaagttCTTTCTTACATATACACATATCATCATTCTGATTTAATTGAAATGACTTCTTTGGAAGCATATAACAATTCAAATGATGTTATCTTGATTAATGTTTTCTTGCAGAAAACTATAATGCTCTTTTACTGTGACTACTTTGATAGCATACAGTATAACAACATTGGTTCCTTATATGACATTTCATAAACTTTAACATGTCAATCTATTCATGACTACTGTGGTAGCATATGAACTTCAATGAAATTACACAACATTTATTATAACCGAATTTAATTATGCATACAGGCGTTATCATATTACAtatcaatataatcatataaGCATGTATAGCATTCATGTAATCTCATAATCATAGATATATCAATCTTAGTCTAAGCATagatgctctgataccaattgttaaatTAAAACTTAGCCTACTGCAACCAATATGCATAACAAGTATATAAACTAAAACATATTTCTATGTCAGACTAAGATCAGATATAGAGTTTAAGTAAATGACCAGTTTGGTTGGTGTTGTCCATTCCTTCTCCAAGATCCATACAACATAATCTCCTTGTATTGATGGggatatatatagagagattaGATTATGTTCTTGCAGGGGAATCAACAAATCTGTAGAGTAGTTTTGTAACTGCTTTACAGTTATagcagttccttccatcaaggaaaCTGTTTATAACTCCTTATCTAGTCAGACAAGGTCTTATCTTAATCAATGCATAATTTGAATGTTTGTATTCAAATCAGATGGCTTTAATTAAGTGTTTGTAAATGATTTTATAACTCAATTAAATCACCAATGTTTTATTTAAATCCCAATAACTtagcttcattttcttttgctgCTGCAACTCGTATTCATACCAGCTTTATATATCTAGTTCAATATGATCTTATATTCTGCTTTTAAGAGGCAGCGAGATAGGAGGCGAACTTACCCTCATGAAGTTGAAAGTCATATTGTTGGGTTGGAGGAAAACACGGAAAGACTGGTGAAAGAGTTGGTAAGAGAAGGAAAGTGTCACCGTGTTGTTTCTATTTGGGGGATGGGTGGCTCAGGAAAAACCACTCTTGCAAAACAGGTCTTTTCTCAAAATGAAGTTAAGCGTCATTTTGATTGTTCTGCTTGGGTCTGTATATCTCAACAATGGGAAGGAAAGGATGTATTGGAAGATATTTTAATTAAACTCAGTTCCCCAAcaacagagaaaaagaaagaaatttccaaaatgaaaatggatGAAATAGCAAGGGAGGTTTGTAGCATCCAACGAGAAAAGAGATGTCTGGTGGTCCTTGATGACATATGGACTCAAGAGGCTAATTGGCATTCGATAAAAGCTGGATTCCCAATCAATGAGGAAACAAAGAGCTGGATATTACTCACTACTCGCAAGAAAGAAGTTGCCTTGCTTGCATCCAGAAATGACTATCTACTCCAGCCTCAACCTCTAAATGATATGCAAAGCTGGGAACTGTTTGAAAAGATAGCCATATGTGGAAGTGACAAAATAGGTATTATTTCTCATCCAACTAATACTGTACTTTTCTAGCCTAAGGAAGTTTTGCATTCCTTAGAACACAAAATCTTGACACCGTAGTGTTTCATATGCAATTGTTACGTACTAACTTTTTGTTTCAACATGATATGCATGTTGTAAGTGTTACAAATCATatgcaatgttttaaaacgctgaggCGTAACCCGAGGCATTTTTGAGAGAGCCTTACAAAGGCGTTAGCCTCGAAGCGTAAagcgtaagccttacgtataaaaaatatatatatataaatacatatatagaACAACAATAATATAGCTTTTCCTTTGGTATTATGCTAAATTTTACAGTTGTGGACTTTTGTATAGAAATATATTCTTAGTAGTTTGCTTGTTATATAGTTTTTGGGCAGTCATAGCTTGATTACTTCGTTAAACCCTTGTGACTCAACTTGTATCCTTCATGCAAAACCACCATTTCGGTAATCACAATACAAAACTGCTAAATGATTCTTGAGGTGCAAGCCTGCAAGCAACTTAAAGAACCCCATTTTATAGGAAAGTAGGAAAGTATTAATTGTTATTAGGTTTGCTGAAGTGATAGTATAGAATCCCTGATTTGTTGGGACTTGATAGAGTCCTGTTCAATGAACAAGATTTGCTATATATCCAAGAATCCAATATCGACTTTTCTTTCCAATTCTCTAAATGCTCACGATATGACTACACCTAAAGTGGAGCTCCTATCACGGCAGCAACAATGTTTCTTCCACAGCGACTTGGataccaaaatcaaatctctcaATCCTGTATTATTAGTAGTCATCAGtttgtctgtttttttttccccttcttcttcttctctggaCGTACGCCTTCATCACGCCTTTTGCGCTTTCACCGCCCTGCTCATACCCTTTGTAAGCCTCTAAGCCTTGCCATCAAAACTGGCTGGCTTTTTATCTAGGAAATTAAGCCTTTCACGCCTCAAGGCACGCCTGAGGCGCACTTTTTAAAACACTGATCATATGCAAGAACAACAATATTTTTATGTTCAAGCACATAACATTATATCTACTGAAAAGTAAATATTGGAAAATAAACATTGAAAAAGACTCTTTCGCTTGTTCTTCATGCACATATTGATAAAAAATGGTGCATTGTATATGAAGATTCTTGATTGGAGGAACTTTTACTTTGATCTATAATGTTACCACTATGAACTAATCAGTTTTCAGTAATGACTAAATCCCTCTTACTGAAGtactgtttcttttcttttctagactTGGATGTTTATGCAAAGAAGAGAGAATTAGGAAAGAAGATGCTTGTACATTGTTCAGGTTTGCCATTAGCCATCAGTGTGCTTGCTGGTCTTCTAAGTAGACGAGAGAAAGTTGAGGAGTGGGAGACTGTACTTAGAAATGTTGATAAATACATAATGAGAGGCTCAAATGTCCTTGAAAGAGAAAGCACAGGTCAAGAGTATGGTGTATCGAGTGTCTTGGCATTGAGTTATGATGATCTGCCATCTAACTTAAGACTCTGCTTTCTATACTTGGCCCAATTTCCTGAGGATCATGAGATACAGGTAACAAGATTGACTCAATTATGGATTGCAGAAGGGTTTATAACTTCAACATCAGAAATATAGGGTTCAGAGGAAATAATGGAAGATCTGTCATATGGTTGCCTAACTGAACTGGTGGAAAGATCTATGGTTCAAGTTGTAAGCCATGGTTTAAGTGGGAAGGTGAAAACTTGCTGTCTCCATGATCTTATGCGAGACATGTGCTTGCAAAAGGCGAAAGAGGAGAACTTTCTCGGTATTGTTAACTTTTCTCTGGGTCTGGTATCTAATGCAACACTGATCGGTAAGGTTCGAAGACTTGCCCTCTATTTGGACAAAAATGTTGAATATGAGTTCAGTCGTAAGGATGGAAGAGATGGCCATATTAGGTCTCTATTAAACTTTGCCCCAGAAAGCTTCAACGAAAAGTGGATCAAAAGAACAATACGATTAGTATTCAATGACTTCAAATTGCCTAGAGTCTTGAAGTTTGAAAATATATGGAGAGAGTTTGAGTTACCAAAGACGATTGGGAATCTAGTCCACTTGAGATTTCTGAGTCTAAAGCATAGTACATTTCGTGCCTTGCCATCATCTGTATCCAATCTGGTATTTTTGCAAACTCTAGATTTGCGGTCTGATGCTCTATttatcaatgttttaaaaggctgagGCGTAGCCGAGGCGTAGCCGGGAGAGCCTTAGCGAGGCGTCtgccttgaggcgtaaggcgtaagccttacgtataaacTAGCTGTATTTACGTATAGAACTAGTCTTACATATATAACATGTATTGTAACAAAAAACAATAAGCATTGTTCTACAAACCAACTTGCAATTTCTGCAGATTCAACAAGCTGTCAATAAGCATTGTTCTACAAACCAACCTGCAATTTCTGCAGATTCAACAAGCTATCAATAAGCATTGTTCTACAAACCAACCTGCAATTTCTGCATATGCTAAATTTATACCCCACAATAACATTATTCTTCACATAAATTTTACTTCATGATTCAAACTCAGCTTGCAAAATTTACCCGGAAGAAATGGCAAGACAGAGGACGAACTTGAATGCAAATGCAGAAAATTCAAGCCATATCTATAAACAACCAGGTATACCGTAATAGACAGTTAGATACTACTCAAGCCATAGTTATTGCAAGAGGAAGTGTAGAGCAGGTTCATCAAAGCAGTGAGCCAGTGACTATATTCAATTATTCAGTAAAAAATTAAGAATACATAGATGATTGATGtccaaattccaattccaaagaaacacataacaaagaaacacaaaaccatccaaagaaaacaaggaaagtTGATCGAACCATGATCATACCTTGAACTCCTTTTCTTCAATTTGAACTACAactctccaactctcttcaaatCTTGCTCCAATTCTGCAAATAGCCTCCTTTCGAaccaaattcttgagaaaaGTTATGGGCTCTCCATGATTTTATCAACTTTTCAATTAAGGGATTGGGATTGAGAGTGAAGAGTCGGGGAAAGCTGTTTGAGCAATTGTGTTTGAGAGATTTGGGGATCGGCTCTTGTACAAAACACGACCTAAATAATCAAAACTCTCAAACAAACCAAAACGACATCGTTTTggcttccttaaaaaaaaaaaaaaatgtcaggcGTTCGCTTCCGACGCCTTAAGGCGTGTTTTCACCGCCTTCTGCGCCTTCGCCTCCTCTGCGCCTCAGCTGCAAAACAGAGGCTTTTTCCAGCACGCTTCATGCCTTTGAAGCCTTAAGGCGCGCCTGACGCGCGCCTTTTAATTCATTGCTATTTATAGactcctattttttttttaggggagaGAGGAGGACCAAAATCAGAAATGTGTTTTGGAATATGGAGCAACTGAGGCATTTGTATTTACCTTCTATTTACCGTGTCAGTAGAAAACTGTCATTTGCAAGATTGTGCAATTTGCAAACGTTGGTCAATGTTTCAATTGAGAAGTGTGATTTGGATGGTCTTGTCCAATTGAGGAATCTGAAGAAACTACGCATGAGGCCATCAGAGTCTAGTCAGTTGGAAAAGCTGAAGGACATGTTGATATCAAGCAATAGAACATTTAAACATCTACGGTCTCTATCTCTGGAGGTAATCGGATCCGGTGAACCAAGTGAGATAGTATGCAGAGGTGTCCTCATTTATACAAGCTGCGACTGTATGGGAAAATGACAGCGTTACCGAAAGAGCTCCCAAACCTCACCAAGTTAACGCTGGAATATACAAGACTGAAGGGAGACCAGATTGAAATACTGGAGAAGTTGCCCAATTTAAGGGTGCTTTGCCTCACTTGGGATTCTTTCGAAGCAGAAACGATGGTTTTCTCCCAAGGAGGCTTTCCTCATCTGGAATTTCTTACCCTTGAAGGTTTGC
This portion of the Rosa chinensis cultivar Old Blush chromosome 1, RchiOBHm-V2, whole genome shotgun sequence genome encodes:
- the LOC112166189 gene encoding uncharacterized protein LOC112166189, whose translation is MSISNIELLNGSNYKKWKGDIELNLGILDFDHVLREDPPQEPAANASKETKDKYLQWHRHNRMALICMKKSMTDAVKGGIPDSENARVFFNSIADKYKVSDKAETGNLMNKLIKMRFNGQGSIREYIMQGIDTAGKLKGLNVTVEDTFLVYLLLNSLSDQYSHLKSLYNTQKEKWSLDELISICV
- the LOC112166198 gene encoding putative disease resistance protein At1g50180, translating into MDEIAREVCSIQREKRCLVVLDDIWTQEANWHSIKAGFPINEETKSWILLTTRKKEVALLASRNDYLLQPQPLNDMQSWELFEKIAICGSDKIDLDVYAKKRELGKKMLVHCSGLPLAISVLAGLLSRREKVEEWETVLRNVDKYIMRGSNVLERESTGQEYGVSSVLALSYDDLPSNLRLCFLYLAQFPEDHEIQGSEEIMEDLSYGCLTELVERSMVQVVSHGLSGKVKTCCLHDLMRDMCLQKAKEENFLGIVNFSLGLVSNATLIGKVRRLALYLDKNVEYEFSRKDGRDGHIRGERRTKIRNVFWNMEQLRHLYLPSIYRVSRKLSFARLCNLQTLVNVSIEKCDLDGLVQLRNLKKLRMRPSESSQLEKLKDMLISSNRTFKHLRSLSLEVIGSGEPSEIVCRGVLIYTSCDCMGK